The Malus domestica chromosome 08, GDT2T_hap1 genomic interval CTTATCATCTATGTGGACGATATGATTATTACGGGTGACGACAAAAAGGAAATCTCAAGGCTCAAAGATTACCTAGCAACTGAGTTcaagatgaaagatcttggtggTTTGAAATATTTCTTAGGGATAGAAGTAGCTCGATCTAAACAGGGTATATTTCTGTCTCAAAGAAAATATGTTATAAACTTATTACCTGAAACCGGAATGCTTGATTGTAAACCGGCTGACACCCCTATAGTCCAAAATCACAATCTTGCCATGCACCCTGATCAAGTTCCCACTAACAGAGATCGTTATCAAGGGTTAGTTGGGAGGTTAATTTATTTATCTCACACCAGGCTTGATATTGCATATGCGGTAAGTGTTgttagtcaatttatgcattctcCGAGTGAGGCACATATGGGTGCGGTTGAACGCATCCTACGATACCTAAAGTCCTCACCGGGTAGAGGCATCATGTTTTCCAAGAATGATCATTGCCAAATAGAAGGTTACAccgatgcagattgggcaggcaACGTTACTGATCGTCGGTCCACATCTGGTTACTTTACATTTGTGGGAGGAAACTTAGTGACTTGGCGGAGTAAGAAACAGAAAGTGGTTGCTTTATCAAGTGCAGAGGTAGAATACAGGGGTATGGCAAAAGGAGTATGTGAACTATTATGGCTTCGGAGGTTACTTGGTGAACTCGGGTATCCTTCGAATTCAACCTCggatttattttgtgataataaagcaGCTATCAATATCTCACATAACCCAATTCAACATGATCACATAAAACACATGGAAGTTGACAGACACTTCATTAAGGAGAAGTTGGATGAGAATATTATTCAATTCCCGTTTGTAAAGTCAGAGGATCAATTGGCGAATATCTTAACTAAAGTTGTTGCAAGTCAAGCGTTCTACAACTCTcttgtcaagttgggcatgaACGACatttatgcaccaacttgagggggagtgttggagaGTTGACCTTTTGTAATTAGTTTAGTTACCTATTTGAGTCCTTGTAATCAGATTGTAATTAGGTTATTTGATATTTCTTTCCTTGTAAATCACTCTTGTACATTATATATTTTCCTCATTGATGAGAAGAATGATATCAATAAATTAAACCCCAAAAtaagccctaattagcaattGTTTGATTTAGTCATTGAAATATATAAGAATTAGAGTTTCTAATAAAATTCCCATTGTTTTCTCGCTCTTCGATTTGTtaatataaattaaaagaaaagtgGTTGAGAATATTGTGGAAGCACGACGTAAATGTGAGTATAATTTAGTATATGTTTAAACTATTGTTAGTCATggttgtataattgtatatattaaCGATGAATAACAGATCAAGCATTTGCCTAAGCAACATTAGCATTGTACTCTAGTAAAGTTGccttattttttaaactttatTCTGGACCCAATTAGGCAAGTATGCCAATATTTATTATGTGCTAAAAGAACCACTTGTGTtagtttatttttaaaaatgccAAAATTGGTTTAGACGTCACTTTACCCACCATACCTCTTTATGGAAAGCTCCCATGTAACCAAATATCTCATAATTTAGAGGCATATATATCTGATACAAATCCTCATTTCGTGTTCACGGACAGCgaaagcataaaaaaacattatactccaaggtttttttttattagcacttcaCATATTAGTGAATACACTCACATATTATAGGAGAAACCCCAAAATTCCTATTTGACATAATTAACCTTAACTTTAAAGTAGGGTTTAACTGGAGAGTGGGGTGTATGTAAAGAGTATGGGGTGTGAGGGTAGTACTGAAAAGTATGAGGGgtgtattaaaataaattttaatttcaaaagTAAATGTGGGGTTTATTAAGTATGTGAGTGCAGTCAATAAAATGTAGAGTGTGAATAAAACAACCCTATATTTTATTTGGGCATGAATTCTTGCTCCTTAATATTGTCTTTGGATGAGAAAATTCAAGATTACTAAGGAATGCAAAAATAACGGAATTTTATTTTCTGGaatttgtttggttaacctaaaaaaacaataaaatttgaatACGGAATTTAATGTGCATATAGAGTCATTAGTATATAAATCAGAAATAATAGTTACAAAATGTGCTAGTAGTGGTGATGGTGACGGCATTGATGATGGTGGGTTCTGACGGCGGTGGGTGATGGCGGCAACCATAATGGTATATATGTGGTGGTGGCGGCAACCGTGATGGGGATAATGGTGATGGCAGTGGCGGTGGCAGGTGGTAGTGACATGTGGTGGTAATGCACTTCTATTTACGTGTAatttaaacttggaatttgaagGGGCGAAAACGCACTTCTATTTGTTGAAGGAAATGTGCGGCTGCTCCTTCTCTTGAGAGGTCTTGCTTCTTGGAAAGTTCCCGAAGGAAGAGAGCAATCCTTGTACTAATTAAATATGTCAATGGATTGATGGAAAACCTCTCGTTTATCCCACTCGGGGTTATCCACCCTTCTTATTCTCACCCTACCCGTAGTGAATTTTGGTTGGTGTGAGCATGAAAACACCGATTCAAGGTTGTCCTTATCATTTCTAGCTGAGGGAAAGATAGAGGGATGGTTccaaattcccaaaaaaaaaaaaaaattaatttgtatGTTTATGAATTCAAATAAGGAAATTGGTGAATGtcaatttgtaaattttaacttttgttcaaattttaagtttatttctctTATCCAAA includes:
- the LOC139198139 gene encoding uncharacterized mitochondrial protein AtMg00810-like, whose product is MEKLMALIIYVDDMIITGDDKKEISRLKDYLATEFKMKDLGGLKYFLGIEVARSKQGIFLSQRKYVINLLPETGMLDCKPADTPIVQNHNLAMHPDQVPTNRDRYQGLVGRLIYLSHTRLDIAYAVSVVSQFMHSPSEAHMGAVERILRYLKSSPGRGIMFSKNDHCQIEGYTDADWAGNVTDRRSTSGYFTFVGGNLVTWRSKKQKVVALSSAEVEYRGMAKGVCELLWLRRLLGELGYPSNSTSDLFCDNKAAINISHNPIQHDHIKHMEVDRHFIKEKLDENIIQFPFVKSEDQLANILTKVVASQAFYNSLVKLGMNDIYAPT